One window of the Salvia miltiorrhiza cultivar Shanhuang (shh) chromosome 6, IMPLAD_Smil_shh, whole genome shotgun sequence genome contains the following:
- the LOC130990760 gene encoding uncharacterized protein LOC130990760: MENTNPIEFTLQAMQQQFARFGAVMENVTERLERLEFQAPPRNEEEGESEGEDDRSSTHRNERRGGGRRRRHQNEVDGDLGSIKLKIPTFQGRSDPEAYLEWERKVELIFECHNYSEEKKVRLAAIEFTDYAIVWWDQLTTNRRRYRERPISTWEEMKSIMRKRFVPSHYFRELYQKLQSMNQGTKSVDEYYKEMEIAMIRANVDEDREATMARFLCGLNKEIANIVDLQHYVELEDMVHMAMKVERQLKKKGTFQRNFPTSSQSSKSKEWTSSKSNFGAASKPQNDVSKFKSNEGERGKGISNSTSSTRNRDIKCFRCQGVGHIASQCPNKRVMVLKPNGEIESESEHDDDDDEDDEQLEEIVPEHGELLVVRRALNVQIKQEEEQRENIFHTRCLVQGKVCMLIIDGGSCTNVASGEMVEKLNLKTERHPHPYKLQWLNECGEIRVTKQVLISFSIGNYKDEVLCDVVPMHASHILLGRPWQFDRRVTYDGFRNHYTFKHNNKSIMLVSLTPQQVQEDQQKLSQARRAREVEGNKSEEFEDVFPEEEPSGLPPLRGIEHQIDFVSGAVLPNRPAYRANPEETKEIQRQVQELLEKGKIRESMSPCAVPAR, translated from the exons ATGGAAAACACAAATCCTATTGAATTTACATTGCAAGCCATGCAACAACAATTTGCAAGGTTTGGAGCTGTTATGGAAAATGTAACAGAACGATTGGAGAGGCTGGAATTTCAAGCACCACCGAGGAATGAGGAGGAAGGAGAGAGCGAAGGAGAAGATGATCGTTCATCAACACATCGAAATGAAAGGCGAGGAGGaggtagaagaagaagacatcaaAATGAAGTTGATGGTGACTTGGGAAGCATCAAATTGAAGATCCCAACATTCCAAGGAAGGAGTGATCCTGAAGCCTATTTGGAGTGGGAAAGAAAGGTGGAGCTCATCTTTGAGTGTCACAACTACTCCGAGGAAAAGAAGGTTAGACTTGCTGCAATTGAATTCACTGATTATGCAATAGTTTGGTGGGATCAATTGACAACAAATAGAAGGCGCTATCGAGAGAGACCAATTTCCACGTGGGAGGAAATGAAAAGCATAATGCGTAAGAGATTTGTACCTTCTCATTATTTTCGTGAATTGTATCAAAAATTACAATCTATGAATCAAGGTACTAAATCTGTTGATGAGTACTACAAAGAGATGGAGATTGCCATGATTAGGGCAAATGTTGATGAGGATAGAGAGGCAACCATGGCTCGATTCCTATGTGGGCTGAATAAGGAGATTGCAAACATCGTGGACCTACAACACTATGTGGAGCTGGAGGATATGGTTCACATGGCCATGAAAGTAGAGAGGCAATTGAAGAAGAAGGGAACCTTTCAAAGGAATTTTCCAACAAGTTCTCAATCTTCAAAGTCGAAGGAGTGGACTTCGTCTAAGTCAAATTTTGGGGCAGCCTCTAAACCTCAAAATGATGTGTCCAAATTCAAGTCCAACGAAGGCGAAAGGGGCAAAGGTATCTCTAATTCTACATCTTCTACTAGAAATAGAGATATCAAATGTTTTCGATGTCAAGGTGTTGGACATATTGCATCTCAATGTCCAAACAAAAGGGTGATGGTCTTGAAGCCGAATGGAGAAATCGAATCTGAAAGTgaacatgatgatgatgatgatgaagatgatgaacaatTGGAGGAGATTGTACCGGAACATGGTGAGCTTTTGGTGGTTCGAAGGGCTCTAAACGTGCAAATCAAACAGGAGGAAGAACAAAGGGAGAACATCTTCCACACAAGATGTTTAGTCCAAGGTAAAGTATGCATGTTAATTATTGATGGTGGTAGTTGTACCAATGTTGCAAGTGGCGAGATGGTGGAGAAACTGAACTTAAAAACTGAACGGCATCCTCATCCATATAAGCTACAATGGCTTAATGAATGTGGTGAAATTCGTGTGACAAAACAagttctaatttcattttctattgGCAATTATAAAGATGAAGTTCTTTGTGATGTGGTGCCAATGCATGCTAGTCACATTCTTTTGGGAAGGCCATGGCAGTTTGATCGAAGGGTGACCTATGATGGATTCCGCAATCACTACACCTTCAAGCACAACAACAAATCCATCATGCTTGTTTCTTTGACACCTCAACAAGTTCAAGAGGACCAGCAGAAATTGTCTCAAGCAAGGAGAGCTCGTGAGGTTGAGGGCAATAAAAGTGAG gagtttgaggACGTCTTTCCCGAGGAGGAACCAAGTGGATTACCTCCTTTAAGAGGTATCGAGCATCAAATTGACTTTGTTTCCGGGGCTGTTCTACCAAACCGACCAGCTTATCGAGCCAATCCAGAAGAGACTAAAGAGATCCAAAGGCAAGTCCAAGAGTTGTTGGAGAAAGGAAAGATTCGTGAGAGCATGAGTCCATGTGCTGTACCG GCTAGATGA